In the genome of Thermodesulfobacteriota bacterium, the window ACCTTCGTCCCGGAGATCCCCTTGGCGATCCCGAAACTCCTCGGGTATGCCTAACCGAAAGGCCGAGAGGATCGGCTGGAAAGCGAGGTAGAATCTTTCCGTGAACCTGGTCGATCGGATCCTTCGTCTCGCCTGGGACTATCGTGAGGAAACGGCCCAGAACCTTTCAAGGCTGGTCCGAATCAAATCCCTCAGCACGAAGGAAGAGGCGGTTCAGAAGGAGCTTCTCCGTCTGATGGAGCCTTTGAATTTAGACGAGCTGAGGATCGACGGCCTGGGAAATGTGATCGGCCGTCTTGGAGATGGGAAGAGGGTTCTTGCCCTTGACGCCCACATGGACACGGTCGATGCGGGGAATGTAGAGAACTGGGATTTTGATCCCTTTTCGGGCAAGATCGAGGGAGGTTTTGTCTGCGGAAGGGGGACGGTGGACCAGAAAGGGGGGGCGGCGAGCTTCCTCACCACCGCGAAGATCCTCAAGGAGATCGGACTGCAGGGGAATGAGGTCACGCTCTATTTTGTGGGGAGTGTGATCGAGGAGGATTGTGACGGTCTCTGTTGGAAGTACCTCATCGAGAAAGAGGGGATCCGGCCGGACCTGGTCATCTGCACCGAACCCACCGACGGAAAGATCCACAGAGGTCACAGAGGCCGGATGGAGATGGAGGTCACTTTTCGAGGAATCTCGGCCCACGGATCAGCACCGGAGCGTGGGAAAAATGCGATCTATATGGCCTCCGAAGCCTGCCTCCAGATCAGAGCCCTCAACGGCCGGTTGAGCACCGACCCCTTCCTTGGAAAGGGATCGGTCACCGTCACGGAATTCGTCTCCCGAAGCCCCTCCCTCTGCGCGGTGGCCGATTACGCCAAAATCCACATCGATCGGAGGTTGACCCTGGGAGAGACGAAAGAATCGGCCCTCCGGGAGATTCGGGAGATCGTCCAACCCCTGGAGGGGGAGGTCCGGGTCCCCTATTACGAGGAAATCGCCTACACGGGATTGCGCTATGGGATGGAGAAGTATTACCCGACCTGGATGCTCCCCGAAGACCACCCCGCCCTAAAAAAGGCGAAGGAGGTCTATGTCTCTCTCTTCCATAGTGACCCCATCGTGGATAAGTGGACCTTTTCCACCAATGCCGTCACGATCCAAGGGCTTTACGGCATCCCGGTCATCGGCTACGGCCCTGGCAACGAGGCGCTGGCCCACGCTCCCAACGAAAAGGTCCCGATAGACGATCTGGTCAAGGCCTCGGCCTTCTATGCCCTTTTCGCCTGTCAGTTCTGAAGCGATGCGAGGAATCCAATGGAATATCAGGCCCTAATCGATCGTCTGGAATCGTTGAGGACGAACCTCTATCAAACCGACTTTTTGCTCACCTGGGAGAGATCCGACGACGAGATCAAAGGGATCCTGTG includes:
- a CDS encoding YgeY family selenium metabolism-linked hydrolase, producing MNLVDRILRLAWDYREETAQNLSRLVRIKSLSTKEEAVQKELLRLMEPLNLDELRIDGLGNVIGRLGDGKRVLALDAHMDTVDAGNVENWDFDPFSGKIEGGFVCGRGTVDQKGGAASFLTTAKILKEIGLQGNEVTLYFVGSVIEEDCDGLCWKYLIEKEGIRPDLVICTEPTDGKIHRGHRGRMEMEVTFRGISAHGSAPERGKNAIYMASEACLQIRALNGRLSTDPFLGKGSVTVTEFVSRSPSLCAVADYAKIHIDRRLTLGETKESALREIREIVQPLEGEVRVPYYEEIAYTGLRYGMEKYYPTWMLPEDHPALKKAKEVYVSLFHSDPIVDKWTFSTNAVTIQGLYGIPVIGYGPGNEALAHAPNEKVPIDDLVKASAFYALFACQF